One segment of Stappia sp. 28M-7 DNA contains the following:
- a CDS encoding ABC transporter ATP-binding protein, with protein sequence MTDTAGVAALHGGSSAAQNRGRLRVSGRSGPSGLMLDGLRKRYGDHLALDGVSLDCRAGSLTSLLGPNGAGKTTLLEILVGLRKPDAGRAEILGAPFPDLPLERRRRVGIVLQQQSLPPLLRTDEYLSMVRTAYRSRDIPMHLVEAFSLEGAWKKRIGQLSGGQQRKLALVAALVGEPQVLILDEPTASLDPFSRLAFWQELRRLCDRGEGASAILLATHDMAEATELSSDVVILENGRVRETGTPDELIARNGAPPRLAVALREVETAEKLLAAHPQLAADVSLETGRDGTVHAVFDAGRLDALLASPLRPHLDLARLSQRRSTLEDVFVALLGPGLKETRP encoded by the coding sequence ATGACCGATACCGCTGGTGTCGCGGCCCTGCACGGCGGAAGCTCCGCTGCGCAGAACCGCGGCCGCCTTCGCGTCTCCGGGCGTTCCGGCCCGTCGGGGCTGATGCTGGACGGGCTGCGCAAGCGCTATGGCGACCATCTGGCGCTCGATGGCGTCAGCCTCGACTGCCGGGCGGGGTCGCTGACCTCGCTGCTCGGGCCGAACGGCGCCGGCAAGACGACGCTGCTGGAAATCCTCGTCGGGCTTCGCAAGCCCGATGCCGGGCGGGCCGAAATCCTCGGCGCGCCGTTCCCCGACCTGCCGCTGGAGCGCCGGCGCCGTGTCGGCATCGTGCTGCAGCAGCAGAGCCTGCCGCCGCTGCTGCGCACCGACGAATACCTGTCGATGGTCCGCACCGCCTATCGCAGCCGCGACATCCCGATGCACCTGGTCGAGGCCTTCTCGCTCGAGGGCGCCTGGAAGAAGCGGATCGGCCAGCTGTCCGGCGGCCAGCAGCGCAAGCTGGCGCTCGTCGCCGCGCTGGTCGGCGAGCCGCAGGTGCTGATCCTCGACGAGCCGACGGCCAGCCTCGATCCGTTCAGCCGCCTGGCCTTCTGGCAGGAGCTGCGGCGGCTGTGCGACCGGGGCGAGGGCGCTTCGGCGATCCTGCTCGCCACCCACGACATGGCCGAGGCGACCGAGCTCAGCAGCGACGTGGTCATTCTGGAGAACGGCCGCGTGCGCGAAACCGGCACGCCGGACGAGCTGATCGCGCGCAACGGCGCGCCGCCGCGTCTGGCCGTGGCGCTGCGCGAGGTGGAAACCGCCGAAAAGCTTCTCGCCGCGCACCCGCAGTTGGCGGCGGACGTGAGCTTGGAGACCGGCAGGGACGGGACCGTGCATGCGGTGTTCGACGCCGGCCGGCTGGACGCGCTGCTTGCCTCCCCCTTGCGCCCGCATCTCGATCTGGCGCGCCTCAGCCAGCGCCGCTCGACGCTGGAGGACGTTTTCGTCGCCCTGCTCGGGCCGGGGCTGAAGGAGACACGGCCGTGA